A stretch of the Sinorhizobium alkalisoli genome encodes the following:
- a CDS encoding TadE/TadG family type IV pilus assembly protein, which produces MKSPRPSAILFKRFRKGREGAAGIEFAMLLPLMLLLLAGLVDLGQGLTVRRKVAQVSTTTSEIIAMQSTWTKASVSTILSGVSSILQPYEVGDLTILLCVVDIANNGKATVNWSAAYGTQPLSAGEESPVEVPKKLKEKGVQMVVTRVQYKLDTIFSGLFESFTGGGAYHYDQHFFIRPRNGDTITYG; this is translated from the coding sequence AAGGGCCGCGAGGGCGCGGCGGGAATCGAGTTCGCAATGCTGCTGCCGCTCATGCTGTTGCTGCTTGCCGGCCTCGTCGATCTCGGACAGGGGCTGACGGTTCGCCGCAAGGTTGCTCAGGTCTCAACGACGACCAGCGAAATCATTGCCATGCAGAGCACTTGGACCAAGGCGAGCGTCAGTACCATCCTTTCGGGCGTCAGTTCCATCCTGCAGCCCTATGAGGTGGGCGATTTGACCATCCTCTTATGCGTCGTCGACATCGCCAACAACGGCAAAGCGACCGTCAATTGGTCGGCCGCCTACGGCACGCAACCGCTTTCCGCGGGCGAGGAGTCTCCGGTAGAAGTGCCGAAGAAGCTGAAGGAGAAGGGCGTCCAAATGGTCGTGACCCGCGTCCAGTACAAGCTCGATACGATCTTCTCCGGTTTGTTCGAGAGCTTCACCGGTGGCGGCGCCTACCACTATGATCAGCACTTCTTCATTCGCCCGAGAAATGGCGATACCATCACATATGGCTAG